The following are encoded together in the Ovis canadensis isolate MfBH-ARS-UI-01 breed Bighorn chromosome 2, ARS-UI_OviCan_v2, whole genome shotgun sequence genome:
- the CATSPER4 gene encoding cation channel sperm-associated protein 4 isoform X1, giving the protein MADNQRSWWQQWTDTTYIKPLNRLRAAQEPYRREEQVLINRRDITSRKDAWDMQEFITRMYVKQLLRHPASKVLLAVLLVVNAITIALRTNSMLGQKHYELFSTIDDIVLTTLICELLLGWLNGFWIFWKDGWNILNFLIIFILLLGFFVNELSAVAITYTLRALCLLHVCMAVEPLARIIRVILQSVPDMANIMVLILFFMLVFSVFGVTLFGVFVPMHFQNMQVALYTLFICITQDGWVDIYSDFQMETGAYGVEIGGAIYFAIFITIGAFIGINLLVVVVTTNLEQMMKAEQGQQHQIAFSEVDDRKGNGNNKLPLVHCAVARSEMSGVPQEPFMGGSLANLSERTCDNFCLVLEAIQENLMQYKEIRAELNTIVDEVRSIRFNQEQEEELMQRHLSWNMSLESRSSVDIREMTREQDLITALVNRKRVQLLSFPLLPNQCLPSPATTPLVKVSDFFKVWPASLDSQAPQQSLPIWLDSSFSGRPCPSCRALHTEPSWPSAPSSFLLRGLERLSSCLVADA; this is encoded by the exons ATGGCAGATAACCAAAGGAGCTGGTGGCAGCAGTGGACCGACACCACCTACATCAAACCTTTGAACCGCTTG AGAGCTGCTCAAGAGCCCTACCGGCGAGAGGAGCAAGTGCTCATCAACCGCCGAGACATCACCAGCAGAAAG GATGCCTGGGACATGCAGGAGTTCATCACGCGCATGTATGTCAAGCAGCTTCTCCGACACCCGGCATCCAAGGTGCTGCTGGCCGTGCTGCTGGTGGTCAACGCCATCACCATCGCTCTCCGCACCAACTCCATGCTTGGCCAG AAACACTATGAGTTGTTCTCTACCATAGATGACATTGTGCTGACCACCCTTATCTGTGAACTTCTTCTCGGCTGGTTAAATGGTTTCTGGATTTTCTGGAAG GACGGCTGGAACATCCTCAACTTCCTTATCATCTTTATCTTGCTCCTGGGGTTTTTCGTTAATGAACTCAGTGCCGTCGCTATCACCTACACCCTCAG GGCACTTTGTCTGCTGCACGTGTGCATGGCGGTGGAGCCCCTGGCCCGGATCATTCGTGTCATCCTGCAGTCGGTGCCCGACATGGCCAACATCATGGTCCTCATCCTCTTCTTCATGCTG GTATTCTCCGTGTTTGGGGTCACTCTCTTTGGTGTGTTCGTGCCCATGCATTTCCAGAACATGCAGGTTGCCCTGTATACCCTCTTCATCTGCATCACCCAGGATGGCTGGGTGGACATCTACAGTGACTTTCA GATGGAGACAGGGGCGTACGGAGTGGAGATTGGGGGCGCCATCTACTTTGCCATCTTCATCACCATCGGTGCCTTCATTGGCATCAACCTGTTGGTCGTCGTGGTGACCACCAATCTGGAGCAAATGATGAAGGCAGAACAGGGGCAGCAGCATCAAATAGCCTTCAGTGAG GTAGACGACAGGAAGGGAAATGGGAATAACAAGCTGCCGCTGGTGCACTGTGCAGTCGCCCGTTCGGAGATGTCTGGCGTCCCCCAGGAGCCATTTATGGGGGGCTCCCTGGCAAACCTCTCGGAAAGAACATGCGACAACTTTTGCCTGGTGCTCGAGGCGATACAGGAGAACCTGATGCAATACAAGGAGATCCGCGCTGAGCTCAACAC GATAGTGGACGAGGTCCGCTCCATCCGCTTCaaccaggagcaggaggaggagctgatgcAGAGGCACTTGTCATGGAACATGTCCTTGGAGAGCAGGTCCTCTGTGGACATCCGTGAGATGACTCGCGAGCAAGACTTGATCACTGCACTCGTCAACAGGAAAAGGGTGCAGCTTCTCAGCTTCCCTCTCCTACCCAATCAGTGCTTACCCAGCCCAGCCACCACCCCCTTGGTCAAGGTTTCTGACTTTTTCAAGGTCTGGCCCGCCTCCCTAGACTCCCAGGCACCCCAGCAGTCACTGCCCATCTGGTTAGATTCCAGCTTTTCTGGGAGGCCCTGCCCCTCCTGTAGGGCTCTGCACACTGAGCCATCTTGGCCTTCAGCACCCTCAAGCTTCCTCTTAAGGGGACTTGAGCGGCTCAGTTCCTGCTTAGTGGCAGATGCTTAG
- the CATSPER4 gene encoding cation channel sperm-associated protein 4 isoform X3 — MVSGFSGSAVAITYTLRALCLLHVCMAVEPLARIIRVILQSVPDMANIMVLILFFMLVFSVFGVTLFGVFVPMHFQNMQVALYTLFICITQDGWVDIYSDFQMETGAYGVEIGGAIYFAIFITIGAFIGINLLVVVVTTNLEQMMKAEQGQQHQIAFSEVDDRKGNGNNKLPLVHCAVARSEMSGVPQEPFMGGSLANLSERTCDNFCLVLEAIQENLMQYKEIRAELNTIVDEVRSIRFNQEQEEELMQRHLSWNMSLESRSSVDIREMTREQDLITALVNRKRVQLLSFPLLPNQCLPSPATTPLVKVSDFFKVWPASLDSQAPQQSLPIWLDSSFSGRPCPSCRALHTEPSWPSAPSSFLLRGLERLSSCLVADA, encoded by the exons ATGGTTTCTGGATTTTCTGGAAG TGCCGTCGCTATCACCTACACCCTCAG GGCACTTTGTCTGCTGCACGTGTGCATGGCGGTGGAGCCCCTGGCCCGGATCATTCGTGTCATCCTGCAGTCGGTGCCCGACATGGCCAACATCATGGTCCTCATCCTCTTCTTCATGCTG GTATTCTCCGTGTTTGGGGTCACTCTCTTTGGTGTGTTCGTGCCCATGCATTTCCAGAACATGCAGGTTGCCCTGTATACCCTCTTCATCTGCATCACCCAGGATGGCTGGGTGGACATCTACAGTGACTTTCA GATGGAGACAGGGGCGTACGGAGTGGAGATTGGGGGCGCCATCTACTTTGCCATCTTCATCACCATCGGTGCCTTCATTGGCATCAACCTGTTGGTCGTCGTGGTGACCACCAATCTGGAGCAAATGATGAAGGCAGAACAGGGGCAGCAGCATCAAATAGCCTTCAGTGAG GTAGACGACAGGAAGGGAAATGGGAATAACAAGCTGCCGCTGGTGCACTGTGCAGTCGCCCGTTCGGAGATGTCTGGCGTCCCCCAGGAGCCATTTATGGGGGGCTCCCTGGCAAACCTCTCGGAAAGAACATGCGACAACTTTTGCCTGGTGCTCGAGGCGATACAGGAGAACCTGATGCAATACAAGGAGATCCGCGCTGAGCTCAACAC GATAGTGGACGAGGTCCGCTCCATCCGCTTCaaccaggagcaggaggaggagctgatgcAGAGGCACTTGTCATGGAACATGTCCTTGGAGAGCAGGTCCTCTGTGGACATCCGTGAGATGACTCGCGAGCAAGACTTGATCACTGCACTCGTCAACAGGAAAAGGGTGCAGCTTCTCAGCTTCCCTCTCCTACCCAATCAGTGCTTACCCAGCCCAGCCACCACCCCCTTGGTCAAGGTTTCTGACTTTTTCAAGGTCTGGCCCGCCTCCCTAGACTCCCAGGCACCCCAGCAGTCACTGCCCATCTGGTTAGATTCCAGCTTTTCTGGGAGGCCCTGCCCCTCCTGTAGGGCTCTGCACACTGAGCCATCTTGGCCTTCAGCACCCTCAAGCTTCCTCTTAAGGGGACTTGAGCGGCTCAGTTCCTGCTTAGTGGCAGATGCTTAG
- the CATSPER4 gene encoding cation channel sperm-associated protein 4 isoform X2, whose translation MADNQRSWWQQWTDTTYIKPLNRLRAAQEPYRREEQVLINRRDITSRKDAWDMQEFITRMYVKQLLRHPASKVLLAVLLVVNAITIALRTNSMLGQKHYELFSTIDDIVLTTLICELLLGWLNGFWIFWKDGWNILNFLIIFILLLGFFVNELSAVAITYTLRALCLLHVCMAVEPLARIIRVILQSVPDMANIMVLILFFMLVFSVFGVTLFGVFVPMHFQNMQVALYTLFICITQDGWVDIYSDFQMETGAYGVEIGGAIYFAIFITIGAFIGINLLVVVVTTNLEQMMKAEQGQQHQIAFSEVDDRKGNGNNKLPLVHCAVARSEMSGVPQEPFMGGSLANLSERTCDNFCLVLEAIQENLMQYKEIRAELNTIVDEVRSIRFNQEQEEELMQRHLSWNMSLESRSSVDIREMTREQDLITALVNRKRVQESNTNINKRKASS comes from the exons ATGGCAGATAACCAAAGGAGCTGGTGGCAGCAGTGGACCGACACCACCTACATCAAACCTTTGAACCGCTTG AGAGCTGCTCAAGAGCCCTACCGGCGAGAGGAGCAAGTGCTCATCAACCGCCGAGACATCACCAGCAGAAAG GATGCCTGGGACATGCAGGAGTTCATCACGCGCATGTATGTCAAGCAGCTTCTCCGACACCCGGCATCCAAGGTGCTGCTGGCCGTGCTGCTGGTGGTCAACGCCATCACCATCGCTCTCCGCACCAACTCCATGCTTGGCCAG AAACACTATGAGTTGTTCTCTACCATAGATGACATTGTGCTGACCACCCTTATCTGTGAACTTCTTCTCGGCTGGTTAAATGGTTTCTGGATTTTCTGGAAG GACGGCTGGAACATCCTCAACTTCCTTATCATCTTTATCTTGCTCCTGGGGTTTTTCGTTAATGAACTCAGTGCCGTCGCTATCACCTACACCCTCAG GGCACTTTGTCTGCTGCACGTGTGCATGGCGGTGGAGCCCCTGGCCCGGATCATTCGTGTCATCCTGCAGTCGGTGCCCGACATGGCCAACATCATGGTCCTCATCCTCTTCTTCATGCTG GTATTCTCCGTGTTTGGGGTCACTCTCTTTGGTGTGTTCGTGCCCATGCATTTCCAGAACATGCAGGTTGCCCTGTATACCCTCTTCATCTGCATCACCCAGGATGGCTGGGTGGACATCTACAGTGACTTTCA GATGGAGACAGGGGCGTACGGAGTGGAGATTGGGGGCGCCATCTACTTTGCCATCTTCATCACCATCGGTGCCTTCATTGGCATCAACCTGTTGGTCGTCGTGGTGACCACCAATCTGGAGCAAATGATGAAGGCAGAACAGGGGCAGCAGCATCAAATAGCCTTCAGTGAG GTAGACGACAGGAAGGGAAATGGGAATAACAAGCTGCCGCTGGTGCACTGTGCAGTCGCCCGTTCGGAGATGTCTGGCGTCCCCCAGGAGCCATTTATGGGGGGCTCCCTGGCAAACCTCTCGGAAAGAACATGCGACAACTTTTGCCTGGTGCTCGAGGCGATACAGGAGAACCTGATGCAATACAAGGAGATCCGCGCTGAGCTCAACAC GATAGTGGACGAGGTCCGCTCCATCCGCTTCaaccaggagcaggaggaggagctgatgcAGAGGCACTTGTCATGGAACATGTCCTTGGAGAGCAGGTCCTCTGTGGACATCCGTGAGATGACTCGCGAGCAAGACTTGATCACTGCACTCGTCAACAGGAAAAGG GTTCAGGAATCCAACACAAATATTAACAAACGAAAGGCCAGCAGCTGA